A window of Polaromonas hydrogenivorans contains these coding sequences:
- a CDS encoding 50S ribosomal protein L25/general stress protein Ctc yields the protein MKFVAFERAKQGTGASRRLRITGRTPGIVYGGTAEPILIEIDHNALWHAIKKEAFHGSILEMELGGTEHKVLLRDLQMHPYKQQVQHIDFQRVEARTRMTVKVPVHYSGEEESPAVKTENCLVNHVLTEMTVSCFPADIPDFIAVDLVGLTKGKSLHVKDVVLPKGVKAAVKGQVNPVMVSVTPIVEEVEVAPVVVDPKAAKGKAGAKPAAKPAAKK from the coding sequence ATGAAATTCGTCGCTTTTGAGCGCGCAAAGCAGGGCACGGGTGCGAGCCGCCGTCTCCGCATCACCGGTCGCACGCCCGGTATTGTTTATGGTGGCACCGCCGAGCCCATCCTGATCGAAATCGATCACAACGCCTTGTGGCACGCCATCAAGAAGGAAGCTTTCCACGGCTCCATCCTGGAGATGGAACTGGGCGGCACGGAACACAAGGTTCTGCTGCGCGATCTGCAAATGCACCCGTACAAGCAGCAAGTCCAGCACATCGATTTCCAGCGCGTTGAAGCCCGCACCCGCATGACCGTCAAAGTGCCCGTGCACTACAGCGGCGAAGAAGAATCCCCAGCCGTCAAGACGGAAAACTGCCTCGTCAACCATGTGTTGACCGAGATGACGGTTTCCTGCTTCCCGGCCGACATTCCCGATTTCATCGCCGTGGACCTGGTCGGCCTGACCAAGGGCAAATCGCTGCACGTCAAGGACGTCGTTCTGCCAAAGGGCGTGAAAGCCGCTGTCAAGGGCCAGGTCAATCCGGTCATGGTGTCGGTCACGCCTATCGTTGAAGAAGTCGAAGTCGCTCCTGTGGTGGTTGACCCCAAGGCTGCAAAGGGCAAGGCCGGCGCCAAGCCTGCAGCCAAGCCTGCCGCCAAGAAGTAA
- the pth gene encoding aminoacyl-tRNA hydrolase produces the protein MIKLFVGLGNPGPEYEATRHNAGFWWIDALSRELKAPLSLDKNYHGQVARTTVNGQTVWLLKPLTFMNLSGKSVAALARFFKISPAEVLVAHDELDIVPGQVKLKFGGSHAGHNGLRDIHAQLGSADYWRLRIGVGHPGVKAEVINWVLKKPSQEHRVAIEDCIDRCLKAVPELLKGEMEKATMMIHTSQPPRPKPPRPASADSAPKLL, from the coding sequence ATGATCAAACTGTTTGTTGGCCTGGGCAATCCTGGTCCCGAGTACGAAGCCACGCGCCACAATGCCGGATTTTGGTGGATTGATGCGCTGTCGCGTGAATTGAAGGCGCCGCTCAGCCTGGACAAGAACTACCACGGCCAGGTGGCCCGCACCACCGTCAACGGCCAGACGGTGTGGCTGCTCAAGCCGCTGACCTTCATGAACCTGTCGGGAAAATCAGTGGCGGCACTGGCCCGGTTTTTCAAAATCTCGCCGGCCGAGGTGCTGGTGGCGCATGACGAACTCGACATTGTTCCCGGCCAGGTCAAGCTCAAGTTCGGCGGCAGCCATGCGGGGCACAACGGCCTGCGCGACATCCATGCGCAACTCGGTTCGGCGGACTACTGGCGCTTGCGGATTGGCGTGGGGCACCCGGGCGTCAAGGCCGAAGTCATCAACTGGGTACTGAAAAAGCCTTCGCAGGAGCATCGCGTGGCGATTGAGGACTGCATTGACCGCTGTCTCAAGGCGGTGCCCGAACTGCTCAAGGGCGAGATGGAAAAAGCCACGATGATGATTCACACCAGTCAGCCGCCCCGACCGAAACCGCCACGGCCAGCCTCGGCAGACAGCGCGCCAAAGCTGCTCTAG
- the coaD gene encoding pantetheine-phosphate adenylyltransferase translates to MSTSRIAVYSGTFDPFTLGHDDVVRRAAGLFDQLVIAVAVAHHKKTLFSLDVRVQQVRNATENIANVSVMAFDGLMMDFCAAQNACAVVRGIRNLTDFDYEAQMAAMNRKLRPQVETVFLLPDAPLACISSTLVREISKLGGQVGQMVSPQVAAALAHVHEKQGA, encoded by the coding sequence ATGTCCACTTCCCGCATTGCTGTTTATTCCGGCACCTTTGATCCGTTCACGCTCGGCCACGACGACGTGGTCCGCCGCGCTGCCGGCCTGTTTGACCAGTTGGTCATAGCGGTGGCGGTCGCCCACCATAAAAAAACACTGTTTTCGCTGGATGTGCGCGTCCAGCAAGTGAGAAATGCTACTGAAAACATAGCAAACGTGAGTGTTATGGCGTTTGACGGGCTGATGATGGATTTCTGTGCCGCGCAAAACGCCTGCGCCGTGGTGCGCGGCATCCGCAACCTGACCGACTTTGACTACGAGGCCCAGATGGCCGCCATGAACCGCAAGCTGCGTCCGCAGGTGGAAACCGTGTTCTTGCTGCCCGACGCTCCGCTGGCATGCATCAGCAGCACGCTGGTGCGCGAAATCAGCAAGCTCGGCGGCCAGGTCGGCCAGATGGTGAGTCCGCAAGTTGCGGCTGCGCTGGCTCACGTTCACGAGAAACAAGGAGCTTGA
- a CDS encoding YfhL family 4Fe-4S dicluster ferredoxin: MALLITDDCINCDVCEPECPNEAIFLGAEIYEIDPNKCTECVGHFDEPQCVQVCPVACIPVDPRHRETQETLWQKYHRLQSVIPVVVAR, encoded by the coding sequence ATGGCTTTACTGATCACCGACGACTGCATCAACTGCGACGTGTGCGAGCCCGAATGTCCGAACGAGGCGATTTTCCTGGGCGCCGAAATCTACGAGATCGACCCGAACAAATGCACCGAATGCGTTGGCCATTTTGACGAGCCGCAGTGCGTTCAGGTCTGCCCGGTGGCCTGCATTCCGGTGGATCCACGGCACCGTGAAACCCAGGAAACGCTGTGGCAGAAATACCATCGGCTTCAGTCGGTCATTCCGGTCGTGGTGGCCCGCTGA
- a CDS encoding M16 family metallopeptidase, whose translation MMIATKKIAARAIAVCATGLFVHTLALATIPVQHWTQASGAQVYLVESPAIAMVDVQIDFDAGSRRDPPDQIGLASMTADMLEKGVREKDGAAALDENALGEAWADLGADFGAGASADRMSFSLRSLTDPALLDQAVALAARQIAEPAYPDVVWQRERQRLQAALKESYTRPGSVIGRAYAQAVYGQHPYGYEMTEATLANISVADMQAAHAAGVVACRARISMVGAVTRAQADAMAARLLSRLPSAPCASLPSLPVVPEVEPLAQAQEKIIPFDSAQAHVLIGQPGFKRADPDYFPLTVGNYILGGGGFVSRLTSEVREKRGLTYGISSSFSPGLHAGSFTVGLQTRPDQTAQAVQIARQVVRDFVAGGPTEAELKAAKDNLVGGFALRIDSNRKLLGNLAGIAWNGLPLDYLDTWTRQVEKVTVADVKAAFARKLQPDKMVTVILGVAK comes from the coding sequence ATGATGATTGCTACTAAAAAAATAGCTGCTCGCGCAATAGCAGTATGCGCAACAGGCCTTTTTGTTCATACATTGGCACTGGCGACGATTCCCGTCCAGCACTGGACGCAGGCCAGCGGCGCGCAAGTCTATCTGGTCGAAAGCCCGGCCATCGCCATGGTCGATGTGCAAATAGATTTTGATGCCGGCAGCCGGCGCGACCCGCCCGATCAGATCGGGCTGGCGAGCATGACGGCGGACATGCTTGAAAAAGGCGTGCGGGAAAAGGACGGCGCTGCGGCACTCGATGAAAACGCCCTGGGTGAAGCCTGGGCCGATCTGGGCGCGGACTTTGGCGCCGGCGCTTCGGCCGACCGCATGAGTTTTTCCCTGCGTTCGCTGACCGACCCGGCCCTGCTCGACCAGGCAGTCGCGCTGGCCGCGCGCCAGATTGCCGAGCCGGCGTATCCCGACGTGGTCTGGCAGCGCGAACGCCAGCGCCTGCAGGCCGCGCTCAAGGAGTCCTATACCCGTCCGGGCAGCGTGATTGGCCGGGCCTATGCGCAGGCCGTGTATGGCCAGCATCCGTATGGCTACGAAATGACCGAGGCCACGCTGGCGAACATCAGCGTGGCGGACATGCAGGCCGCGCATGCCGCCGGCGTCGTCGCCTGCCGCGCCCGCATCAGCATGGTCGGCGCCGTCACGCGGGCGCAGGCCGATGCGATGGCTGCGCGCCTGCTGTCGCGCCTGCCCTCGGCGCCGTGCGCCAGCCTGCCATCGTTGCCGGTCGTGCCTGAAGTGGAGCCGCTGGCGCAGGCGCAGGAAAAAATCATCCCGTTTGATTCGGCGCAGGCGCATGTGCTGATCGGCCAGCCCGGCTTCAAACGCGCCGACCCGGACTATTTCCCGCTGACGGTGGGCAACTACATCCTGGGCGGTGGCGGTTTTGTCTCGCGCCTGACCAGTGAAGTGCGCGAAAAACGCGGACTGACCTACGGCATCTCCAGCTCCTTCTCGCCGGGCCTGCATGCCGGCAGCTTCACCGTCGGCCTGCAGACCCGGCCCGACCAGACGGCGCAGGCGGTCCAGATCGCGCGCCAGGTGGTCAGGGACTTCGTGGCCGGCGGACCGACCGAAGCCGAACTGAAGGCAGCGAAAGACAATCTTGTCGGCGGCTTTGCGCTGCGCATCGACAGCAACCGCAAGCTGCTGGGCAATCTGGCCGGCATTGCCTGGAACGGCTTGCCGCTCGACTACCTCGACACCTGGACACGGCAGGTGGAAAAAGTCACCGTGGCCGATGTCAAGGCGGCTTTTGCGCGCAAGCTGCAGCCCGACAAAATGGTGACTGTTATTCTCGGAGTCGCAAAATGA
- the rsmD gene encoding 16S rRNA (guanine(966)-N(2))-methyltransferase RsmD has product MKYTPKPIAPEPAAKPSAKANTVKPKGTAHLKPPGEIRIIGGQYRRTKLTVPNHPGLRPTPDRVRETLFNWLGQDLTGWRCADVFAGTGVLGFEAASRGAADVLLCEQDPGLVVQLKAVQARLKASMVRIERGDGLSALKRLEAGSMQLVLIDPPFDSGVFEAALKAAAQAISPAGLVYLEAPKAWQDEELLPLGLRIHRSAKAGAVHFHLLVKSEPLPEPLPA; this is encoded by the coding sequence ATGAAATACACACCCAAACCCATCGCCCCCGAGCCAGCCGCCAAGCCTTCGGCCAAGGCCAACACCGTCAAGCCCAAGGGCACCGCGCACCTCAAGCCGCCCGGCGAAATCCGCATCATCGGCGGGCAGTACCGGCGCACCAAGCTCACGGTGCCGAATCACCCCGGCTTGCGTCCCACGCCCGACCGCGTGCGCGAAACGCTGTTCAACTGGCTCGGCCAGGATCTGACCGGCTGGCGCTGCGCCGATGTGTTTGCCGGCACCGGCGTGCTGGGTTTCGAGGCCGCTTCGCGCGGCGCCGCCGACGTGCTGCTGTGCGAGCAGGATCCGGGGCTGGTCGTGCAGCTCAAGGCGGTGCAGGCCAGGCTCAAGGCCAGCATGGTGCGGATCGAACGCGGCGACGGGCTGAGCGCGCTCAAACGGCTGGAAGCCGGCAGCATGCAGCTGGTACTGATCGACCCGCCCTTTGACTCCGGCGTGTTCGAAGCGGCGCTCAAGGCCGCTGCCCAGGCGATCAGCCCGGCCGGCCTGGTGTACCTGGAGGCGCCCAAAGCCTGGCAGGACGAGGAATTGCTGCCGCTGGGCCTGAGAATCCACCGCAGCGCCAAGGCCGGCGCGGTGCATTTTCACCTGCTGGTCAAAAGCGAGCCGTTGCCAGAGCCGCTGCCCGCCTGA